One window from the genome of Epinephelus fuscoguttatus linkage group LG3, E.fuscoguttatus.final_Chr_v1 encodes:
- the LOC125885574 gene encoding uncharacterized protein LOC125885574: MDLRTVLTFSSLLLLTAGADHKTQNSTTTPIHTVTDSTSKNCTCPSAAPAAPATTNPTPCRSEPDLSFFTIKWTKCDGYINLIHSNSSSTLCYSGKTNFESLLRDVCVNRKGCEDTKPDLVKGKNIQKNGYDITASTEKKGATCEALKVRCKVEHLPDVEGQLHAYKVVTALLCCILLILLLIRFTRPTVKALQKRLSDRRQNRWIGPTQSHSVSYHRGKSAVKNNDGEKRVSYPALERLAVSDSREPSSNRNSDYNF; encoded by the exons ATGGATCTCAGGACTGTTTTGACCTTCTCAAGTCTTTTACTCCTGACTGCTG GAGCAgaccacaaaacacaaaacagcacaACGACTCCCATCCACACTGTGACTGACAGCACCAGCAAGAACTGTACCTGCCCCAGTGCTGCTCCAGCAGCCCCTGCTACCACCAACCCCACCCCCTGCCGCTCTGAACCTGACCTGAGCTTCTTCACAATCAAATGGACCAAATGTGACGGATACATTAACTTGATCCACTCAAACTCCTCTTCGACTCTCTGTTACAGCGGTAAAACAAACTTCGAGAGCCTCTTGAGAGACGTGTGTGTGAACCGTAAAGGTTGCGAAGACACCAAGCCAGATTTGGTCAAAGGGAAAAACATTCAGAAGAATGGTTATGACATCACAGCGAGTACAGAAAAGAAGGGGGCCACCTGTGAGGCACTGAAGGTCCGATGCAAAG TTGAGCACCTCCCAGATGTAGAGGGGCAGCTGCACGCCTACAAAGTGgtgacagctctgctctgctgcattCTGCTGATCCTGTTACTCATCCGCTTCACCAGACCCACCGTCAAAGCCCTGCAGAAGAGAC TATCAGACAGGAGGCAGAATCGCTGGATTGGACCTACGCAGAGTCACAGTg TGTCTTACCATCGAGGAAAAAGTGCAGTTAAAAACAATGACGGAGAGAAGAGAGTGTCCTACcctg CTCTGGAGCGACTGGCAGTCAGTGACAGCAGAGAGCCTTCATCCAATAGGAACAGTGATTACAACTTCTGA